The following are encoded together in the Streptomyces rapamycinicus NRRL 5491 genome:
- a CDS encoding glycoside hydrolase family 15 protein, whose translation MAQHIDDYALIGDHQTAALISRHGSIDWLCLPRFDSPACFAALLGDRDNGHWRLAPKGAGACTRRGYLDDSLVLESVWETETGTVKVIDFMPQRDRAPDVVRIVEGVSGSVEMLGVLRLRFDYGRVVPWVRRTDGHRIAIAGPDSVWLRSEPEVRTYGEDFSTRSEFTVSAGDRVAFVLTWHPSHEPRPRLIDPYHSLRASLEDWHGWAARCRYEGPYRDAVMRSLITLKALTYAPSGGVVAAPTTSLPERLGGVRNWDYRYCWLRDSTLTLNALLRAGYQEEAVAWRDWLLRAIAGDPAELQVMYGLAGERRVHEQELTWLEGYERSTPVRVGNDAVDQRQLDIYGEVLDTLHLARASGLPAEPHAWQIQTALMDFLESAWRDPDEGLWEVRGPRRHFVHSKVMAWVAADRAVRAMEADPGLGGDANRWRAMRDAVHREVCEKGYDPERSAFTQSYGSTELDAATLLIPRVGFLPATDPRVLGTIDAVRRELSEDGLIRRYTTDGGVDGLPGAEGAFLACSFWLADALQLAGRHKDARTLFERLLALRNDVGLLAEEYDPATGRQLGNFPQAFSHIGLVGTALTLAERPRAD comes from the coding sequence ATGGCCCAGCACATCGACGACTACGCCCTCATCGGCGACCACCAGACGGCGGCACTGATCAGCCGCCATGGCTCGATCGACTGGCTGTGCCTGCCCCGCTTCGACTCCCCCGCCTGCTTCGCCGCGCTCCTCGGCGACCGCGACAACGGCCACTGGCGGCTCGCCCCCAAGGGCGCGGGCGCCTGCACCCGCCGCGGCTACCTCGACGACTCCCTCGTCCTGGAGTCCGTCTGGGAGACGGAGACGGGCACGGTCAAGGTCATCGACTTCATGCCGCAGCGCGACCGCGCCCCCGACGTCGTGCGCATCGTCGAGGGCGTCTCCGGCAGCGTCGAGATGCTCGGCGTCCTGCGGCTCCGCTTCGACTACGGGCGGGTCGTCCCCTGGGTGCGCCGCACCGACGGCCACCGGATCGCGATCGCCGGGCCGGACTCCGTATGGCTGCGCTCGGAGCCCGAGGTCCGCACCTACGGCGAGGACTTCAGCACCCGCTCCGAGTTCACCGTCTCGGCCGGGGACCGGGTGGCCTTCGTGCTCACCTGGCACCCCTCCCATGAGCCCCGCCCCCGGCTCATCGACCCGTACCACTCCCTCCGTGCCAGCCTGGAGGACTGGCACGGCTGGGCCGCCCGGTGCCGCTACGAGGGCCCGTACCGGGACGCCGTCATGCGCTCCCTGATCACTCTCAAGGCGCTCACCTACGCCCCGAGCGGCGGGGTCGTCGCGGCCCCCACCACCTCGCTGCCCGAGCGGCTGGGCGGGGTCCGCAACTGGGACTACCGCTACTGCTGGCTGCGCGACTCCACCCTCACCCTGAACGCCCTGCTCCGTGCCGGCTACCAGGAGGAGGCCGTCGCCTGGCGCGACTGGCTGCTGCGGGCGATCGCCGGCGACCCGGCGGAGCTGCAGGTCATGTACGGCCTGGCGGGCGAGCGCCGGGTCCATGAGCAGGAGCTGACCTGGCTGGAGGGGTACGAGCGCTCGACCCCGGTCCGGGTCGGCAACGACGCGGTCGACCAGCGCCAGCTCGACATCTACGGCGAGGTGCTCGACACCCTCCACCTCGCCCGCGCCTCCGGGCTGCCCGCCGAACCGCACGCCTGGCAGATCCAGACCGCGCTGATGGACTTCCTGGAGTCCGCCTGGCGCGACCCCGACGAGGGGCTGTGGGAGGTCCGCGGGCCGCGCCGCCACTTCGTCCACTCCAAGGTCATGGCCTGGGTGGCCGCCGACCGCGCCGTCCGCGCAATGGAGGCCGACCCGGGGCTGGGCGGGGACGCGAACCGCTGGCGCGCGATGCGTGACGCCGTCCACCGCGAGGTCTGCGAGAAGGGCTACGACCCCGAGCGGTCCGCCTTCACCCAGTCCTACGGCTCGACCGAGCTGGACGCCGCGACCCTGCTCATCCCGCGCGTGGGCTTCCTCCCCGCCACCGACCCCCGCGTCCTCGGCACCATCGACGCGGTCCGCCGCGAGCTCAGCGAGGACGGCCTGATCCGCCGCTACACCACCGACGGCGGCGTGGACGGCCTCCCCGGCGCCGAGGGCGCCTTCCTCGCCTGCTCCTTCTGGCTCGCCGACGCCCTCCAGCTGGCCGGCCGCCACAAGGACGCCCGGACCCTCTTCGAACGCCTCCTCGCGCTCCGCAACGACGTCGGGCTGCTCGCCGAGGAGTACGACCCGGCGACCGGCCGGCAGCTCGGCAACTTCCCGCAGGCGTTCAGCCACATCGGACTGGTGGGGACCGCCCTCACCCTCGCGGAGCGACCCAGGGCAGACTGA
- a CDS encoding SDR family oxidoreductase: MDLGLKDRVYIVTGATRGLGLAAARELIADGAKTVITGRDADTAAAVAADLGPNAAGVAADNADPEVATRLITTARERFSGFDGVLISVGGPPAGLTTDITDAQWQAAFDSVFLGAVRLARAAAEQLPSGGVIGFVLSGSVREPIPGLTVSNGLRPGLAGFAKSLSLEVGPRGIRVVGLLPARIDTDRVRELDSLSGDAEASRERNAAAIPLRRYGTPEEFGKAAAFLLSPAASYLTGLMLPVDGGALHNI; this comes from the coding sequence ATGGATCTTGGACTCAAAGACCGGGTGTACATCGTCACCGGGGCCACCCGCGGGCTGGGGCTCGCGGCCGCCCGTGAGCTGATCGCCGACGGTGCGAAGACCGTCATCACCGGCCGCGACGCCGATACGGCGGCCGCCGTCGCCGCCGACCTCGGGCCGAACGCGGCCGGGGTCGCCGCCGACAACGCCGACCCCGAGGTGGCGACCCGCCTCATCACCACCGCCCGGGAGCGCTTCAGTGGCTTCGACGGCGTCCTCATCAGCGTCGGCGGCCCCCCGGCCGGGCTCACCACCGACATCACCGACGCCCAGTGGCAGGCCGCCTTCGACTCCGTCTTCCTCGGCGCCGTCCGCCTCGCCCGCGCCGCCGCGGAGCAACTCCCCTCCGGGGGCGTGATCGGCTTCGTCCTCTCCGGCTCCGTCCGCGAGCCGATCCCCGGCCTCACCGTCTCCAACGGCCTGCGCCCCGGCCTCGCCGGGTTCGCCAAGTCCCTCTCCCTCGAGGTCGGCCCCCGCGGCATCCGCGTCGTGGGCCTCCTCCCGGCCCGCATCGACACCGACCGCGTGCGCGAGCTCGATTCCCTCTCCGGCGACGCGGAGGCCTCACGGGAGCGGAACGCGGCGGCGATTCCGCTGCGGCGGTACGGGACGCCCGAGGAATTCGGCAAGGCCGCGGCTTTCCTGCTCTCGCCTGCGGCGTCGTACCTGACCGGGCTGATGCTTCCGGTGGACGGCGGGGCCCTCCACAACATCTGA
- a CDS encoding SURF1 family protein: MYRFLLTRQWVILTLVALALIPTMIRLGFWQLHRHEHRVAQNQLIGDNLDAPAVAVEKFTAPGRTVPRDDTWRTVTATGTYDTAHEVVVRQRTGSDEQSIGYFVLTPMLLPDDRAVLVNRGWIPAGTDLTKFPEVPAAPSGKVTVTGRLKADETSGNSGIKDKQGLPPRQVSLINSEQQARALSRPVLGGYIELTSSSPKGGKQPQPVAAPNHSDIGPHMAYAVQWWLFSAGVPIGWFVLARRERRDRADEAAKAAATPEKVPAAAATD; this comes from the coding sequence GTGTACCGCTTCCTGTTGACCCGGCAGTGGGTGATCCTCACACTCGTGGCCCTGGCCCTGATCCCGACGATGATCAGGCTGGGTTTCTGGCAGCTGCACCGCCATGAGCACCGGGTCGCGCAGAACCAGCTGATCGGGGACAACCTCGACGCCCCGGCCGTGGCCGTCGAGAAGTTCACCGCCCCCGGCCGTACGGTCCCCCGCGACGACACCTGGCGCACGGTGACCGCCACCGGCACCTATGACACCGCCCATGAGGTCGTCGTCCGCCAGCGCACCGGCTCCGACGAACAGTCCATCGGCTACTTCGTGCTCACCCCCATGCTGCTCCCGGACGACCGCGCGGTGCTGGTCAACCGGGGCTGGATCCCGGCGGGCACGGACCTCACCAAGTTCCCCGAGGTCCCCGCCGCCCCCTCCGGCAAGGTCACCGTCACCGGCCGGCTGAAGGCCGACGAGACCAGCGGCAACAGCGGCATCAAGGACAAGCAGGGGCTGCCGCCCCGCCAGGTCTCACTGATCAACAGCGAGCAGCAGGCGAGGGCGCTGTCCCGGCCCGTCCTCGGCGGCTACATCGAGCTCACCTCGTCCTCTCCCAAGGGCGGCAAGCAGCCCCAGCCGGTCGCCGCGCCCAACCACAGCGACATCGGCCCGCACATGGCGTACGCCGTCCAGTGGTGGCTGTTCTCCGCCGGTGTGCCCATCGGCTGGTTCGTGCTGGCCCGCCGCGAGCGGCGGGACCGCGCCGACGAGGCCGCGAAGGCGGCGGCCACGCCGGAGAAGGTTCCCGCCGCGGCCGCCACGGACTAG
- a CDS encoding DEDDh family exonuclease, whose protein sequence is MLEDPTAAAPHLTPPSSWPATYPQGYAVVDVETTGLARDDRIVSAAVYQLDARGAVQDHWYTLVNPQRDPGPVWIHGLTAEMLAGAPRFPEIAAELSERLADRVLVAHNAAFDWSMLAREYARTRGAAPVRQRLCTIALSKELGLPLPNHKLETLAAHYGVVQRRAHHALDDARVLAETFRPSLHRAAETGLRLPLLACQPLTEWSEGPAIGRQRSYQQTWRPSRKRPACPYPNPGRYEPGGQLVQGMRVAFSGDTSVDRELLEDRAIEAGLHVATSVSRLTSVLVTNDPESPTSKTTKARSFGTPVIDEAAFMQLLQDVTPAPPTNR, encoded by the coding sequence ATGCTCGAAGACCCCACGGCAGCCGCCCCGCACCTCACCCCGCCGTCCTCCTGGCCGGCCACCTATCCGCAGGGGTACGCGGTCGTCGACGTGGAGACCACCGGCCTCGCCCGCGACGACCGGATCGTCTCCGCGGCGGTCTATCAGCTCGACGCCCGGGGCGCGGTGCAGGACCACTGGTACACCCTGGTCAATCCGCAGCGCGATCCCGGCCCGGTGTGGATCCACGGCCTCACCGCGGAGATGCTCGCGGGCGCCCCGCGCTTCCCCGAGATCGCCGCGGAGCTCTCCGAGCGCCTGGCCGACCGCGTCCTGGTGGCGCACAACGCCGCCTTCGACTGGTCGATGCTCGCCCGCGAGTACGCCCGCACCCGCGGCGCCGCGCCCGTGCGGCAGCGGCTGTGCACCATCGCCCTCTCCAAGGAGCTGGGCCTGCCGCTGCCCAACCACAAGCTGGAGACCCTCGCCGCGCACTACGGAGTGGTCCAGCGGCGCGCCCACCACGCCCTGGACGACGCGCGGGTGCTCGCCGAGACCTTCCGGCCCAGTCTCCACCGCGCCGCCGAGACCGGGCTGCGGCTGCCGCTGCTGGCCTGCCAGCCGCTCACCGAGTGGTCCGAAGGACCGGCCATCGGCCGCCAGCGTTCGTACCAGCAGACCTGGCGTCCCAGCCGCAAGCGCCCCGCCTGCCCCTACCCCAACCCAGGGCGCTACGAGCCGGGCGGGCAGCTGGTCCAGGGCATGCGGGTGGCGTTCTCCGGTGACACCTCCGTGGACCGCGAGCTGCTGGAGGACCGGGCCATCGAGGCCGGGCTGCACGTGGCCACCAGCGTCTCCCGGCTCACCAGCGTGCTGGTGACCAACGACCCCGAGTCACCCACGTCCAAGACCACCAAGGCCCGCTCCTTCGGCACGCCCGTCATCGACGAGGCGGCCTTCATGCAGCTCCTCCAGGACGTCACCCCCGCGCCGCCGACAAACAGGTGA